A stretch of bacterium DNA encodes these proteins:
- a CDS encoding HEAT repeat domain-containing protein — protein MDLGLISTVLILLMLSGCSSNEDISTLIEKAHKGDDRAGRKLVVVLGSADREAALAAYRALIEIGAGSQPWLMTGLKSGNAAVVEACSAALGSMGSKASVPALIELLDHADKRPYAAAQALGEIGAMEAVPHLVRALSSRDMELRKAAVRALVKMGPETAGPVLPLLSRGEDEVSQRAGIRVIGELGTRAGVELLIPVTGANRDAAAWALGRIGDRRGLNALLGALSDERWPVRRQAAQALGSLEDPEAVPALTAALDDPETVVREWAARSLEVLTGQPVLYVDDGGNQVSPYNLYR, from the coding sequence TTGGATCTTGGATTAATTTCCACTGTCCTCATTCTGCTCATGCTGAGTGGCTGTAGTTCGAACGAGGACATTTCCACTCTCATCGAGAAAGCTCACAAAGGCGATGACCGGGCTGGACGGAAACTTGTTGTGGTCCTGGGTTCCGCCGACAGGGAGGCGGCCCTTGCGGCATACAGGGCGCTTATCGAGATCGGGGCCGGTTCCCAGCCGTGGTTGATGACCGGTTTGAAATCCGGTAACGCCGCGGTGGTCGAGGCGTGCTCCGCGGCCCTCGGGAGCATGGGTTCAAAAGCCAGTGTCCCGGCGTTGATCGAACTCCTTGACCACGCCGACAAGCGCCCCTATGCAGCGGCCCAGGCGCTGGGGGAGATCGGGGCCATGGAAGCGGTGCCGCACCTGGTCAGGGCCCTTTCAAGCCGGGACATGGAGCTCCGCAAGGCGGCAGTCCGGGCTCTGGTGAAAATGGGTCCTGAAACAGCCGGACCGGTGCTGCCCCTCCTTTCCCGGGGGGAGGATGAGGTCAGCCAGCGGGCCGGGATCAGGGTCATCGGCGAACTGGGAACCAGGGCCGGGGTCGAGCTGCTGATCCCGGTGACCGGAGCCAACAGGGACGCGGCAGCCTGGGCTCTCGGCAGGATCGGAGACCGGCGGGGGCTGAACGCTCTCCTGGGCGCCCTTTCGGACGAAAGGTGGCCGGTCAGGCGGCAGGCGGCCCAGGCTCTGGGCAGCCTCGAGGACCCGGAGGCGGTTCCTGCCCTTACTGCGGCTCTGGATGACCCGGAGACGGTTGTCAGGGAGTGGGCGGCGCGCTCACTCGAGGTCCTGACGGGACAGCCGGTCCTGTACGTGGACGATGGGGGAAATCAGGTTTCCCCTTACAACCTTTACCGGTAA